The segment AGGCTATCAGGATGCGGAGAGATACTTCTGCACCGGGGAGTTCACAAACCCACCCTGCTGTGTTATCATAGAACCAGACGGCGCAGGAGACGGTGCCTTTGGCACCGCCTTCTCCCTGCCCGGGATATGAGGAGGAGAGATGTAATGACGGAAGAAACTTGCGGCTGCTGCGGGAGCCTGATTAAAGAGGGGCCTGTTTTTAATCAGCGGTTCGCCGACTATGGCTGGTGTGCCTATGATACTATCAGCGAAGAGCTGGTTCACAGGGCAAACCAGACCTTCGAGGAAGAGGGAATGGAGGCTGCCCAGCGCGTCCTGATAGAGTACTATAAGACAGAAGCTCCTAAGCAGGTGGAGCATATTTTGAATGCCTCTCCCTCCTTTGCCATGCGCGAGGGCATGATCAGGCAGTGCTTTGAGGATCATGCGGAAGGGAGATACTATGCCAGTGTTCCCCTGTCTTTAATCATTATTGATGGGGCGGTCAATGACTACACAAGAAAAAAAGGGTTCTTCACAGCGGCTACCACGGTGGATCCCTGGGACTGTCTGGTGGGCTGCACCGAGGGGCTTTCCAAACTAAAGTTCCAGTTTAACCAGAACCGTCTGAAGACGAATACGGAGCCGATCTATATTCCCTACAGAAACGGAATTCTTCACGGGCGGGACATCAACTATGGAAATGAGTATGTTTCCTGCAAGTGCATTGCCCTGATGTTTGCCATCGCAGACTGGATGGTCAGGAGAAGCGCCAGGGAAGAGCTGGAGAGAGAAGAGCTGCAGAAGGAAGAGCTGAGAGAAGCGGGCCCGGGGCAGGGAAACAGGGCTGAAAAAGGAAAAGACGGCAGAACCTGTCCCCTGTGACGGCGAAGGAGAAAACAGCCTCTGACAGGGAAAGGCCTGGGACGGCAGGCGGGGCAGGCCGGGAGAGATGCAAATGCGCCATACCGATGTGGGAGGAACAGATAAAACAGGAGAGGAGCAGACAGAACATGAGAAGAAGAGGATGTGCAGGTCTTGTGCTTGCCGCAGCTGTTCTCGCAGCGGCGGGAACAGGGCATATGACGGCCTTTGCAGGACAGGCAGCTGCTTCAGGCCCGGCTCTTGAGAGCAGGGCAGAGGGGCGGGGAGAGGAAAAACAGACCAAAACAGGAGAGACGGCTCTGGCTGAGTATCTGCCGGAAGGGTTTGACGTAAATCAGCTGACTGCGGCAGAGCAGACAGATCATCTGATTCTGGCAGTGGGAGACGGAGCAGATCAGAGCAGCCTCACGCTCTGGTACTATGAGAGGGGAGAAGACGGCCGGCTTTCAGAGGTGTTCGGAACGCGCGGAACCTGCGGGCGGGCCGGAATCACGGCAGACAAGGTGGAAGGAGACAAGAAAACACCGTCAGGCCTCTACTTTTTTACCATGGCTTTTGGATTGAAGGAGGATCCGGGAAGCCGGATTCCCTACCGGCAGGTACAGGACGGGGACTGCTTTGTGGATGATGTGGGAAGCAGATATTACAATCAGTATGTAAATGCCGGTGCGGTTCAGGCAGACTGGCGCTCGGCGGAGGTCTTAAAAAATCAGGGGCCGTGCTATAACTACGCGCTGGTTTTAAACTACAATGCAGACTGTGTTCCCGGACGGGGCTCTGCCATCTTCCTCCACTGCCCGAAAGTGAAGGATGACACCTACACAGCGGGCTGTATCGGTAT is part of the Clostridium sp. M62/1 genome and harbors:
- a CDS encoding L,D-transpeptidase family protein, whose translation is MRRRGCAGLVLAAAVLAAAGTGHMTAFAGQAAASGPALESRAEGRGEEKQTKTGETALAEYLPEGFDVNQLTAAEQTDHLILAVGDGADQSSLTLWYYERGEDGRLSEVFGTRGTCGRAGITADKVEGDKKTPSGLYFFTMAFGLKEDPGSRIPYRQVQDGDCFVDDVGSRYYNQYVNAGAVQADWRSAEVLKNQGPCYNYALVLNYNADCVPGRGSAIFLHCPKVKDDTYTAGCIGIPEELVKTILTTADKDAKILIVQDREALGPYMAEGQK